The Branchiostoma lanceolatum isolate klBraLanc5 chromosome 17, klBraLanc5.hap2, whole genome shotgun sequence genome contains the following window.
CTTGCGATTGCAATTCGGACCCTGCCTGCAAAGACAGGGTAGTCAGTCAGCATACCCAACAGTACTATCttagaaatacaaacaaacatgcgaGTAATTATcatgtgacctctgacctctcttgGCGACCTCCTCAGCGGTTGCCTTGCCGATACCGCTGTTGGCCCCGGTGATGAGGAAGGTGCGACCTGTCACGTCGACCTGCAGGTCACAGGGGTCAAAGGTCTTGGCTGCGGCTGCATATCCTGAGCTGAGATTCAGATGATATATGTCAGATATACAGATGTATCAAAACACTACTGAACAGATCAGTCTATTCTTCATGAACTCAGCTTTTGGTTTGGCTGAGGAAAAAAAGGAAGCATTGACGAcatatatgatcatatatggGGTACAGTGCATTTGTTAAATGGGAAATCATAatttgacttgatttgcatCTCACATacactgactgactgaatttGCATGAGCCACATGCATAAAAAAATGTAGCGTAGCCAAATTCAAAATAACACCAGGGGTACTGAGCCAAGGTGTTCGGCTACCTCGAAGGAACAAGAAACAGAAATTTTAttctacatgtaacaggaaaggactgtaaaacatatttttccttTAGCTAAATTACTTCAGCTTAATGTTctgttaaaacctccttggttataagCAGCTAGTCTGGACAAGGAGGACAACTGAAGTTGAGGTCCTCATCgactacgatggacgaacatcatttaacctccttggtctagaTGATGATAACGAAAGGCTTATAACGTACTTGGTGTATTCTCGCATCCCCTTGACGAACCACACTGCGTTCCGCCACAGGGACATGGTCGAGCCGGACCTCGCAACAGTTCGAGTAGAGTAGACAAGAGTAGAGTAACGGTCAGGTATCCTCCAGCTGTGGAGTTCGGGAGCAAGGAGGGTTTCCTGAGCGTTCCTCTCGGTGCGCTAGTCTAACCCCTGAGTTTTCCTCCCGGTGCGTGCGCTAGTCTATTATCAACCCCTGCTGAGCTTCCCTCTGCACCTGTGCGCTAGTCACTCTCCACtccactctctcccatagctagTCAAAAGCCTGACAAATCCTAATCATGTCTAATGCTTATCTCTATGATCATGTTCACAAGACATCTCTCCACTTCCGGTGAGTGTTATATAACACGCGCCTCTGTTACACAACTCACACCATGACGTAATATGTAAACAAACCGACCGGCCATGTGCTCCGAGCAGGCGCTAGTCGGGCGGAAAAAGCAGTCTTCTCTGCTGCTCATCTTCCTACAAATGTCGTTTATCAAATCGAAGCACAAAAGTGCCCAAAAATACACGAGAAAGCACGATAAATGGCGAATCTAGTGCCTTTGTTATTGCATGCACGTTTTGGTGGGCGGGGTCATATGCTTGTGGTGTCGTCATCAGAATGTGTGTACTATCGTGCTGTATTGTGGGTAACAACTGCATTTCTCATGACGTCAGAGGAACTACACACAGGTAGTCAAAATGGTGAGTTGTCGAATTTTCTTACTAATTTCTCAACAATATGGGCTTAATCAACCTCATAGCCGTACAAAAATACACTGAATGATTGTCGTACGTCTTATTTATGTGAAATCGGGACGTCCGCTGCCCGTTTTGTGGCTGCTATGACCAGTTGTGCGTGTGACTTAGGTCgtgttgtgggaggggggcggtcgGTGGGTGGGTCAGTGGTActgatgttgtttgtttgtttgttgcagatgaagttcatgttgttgtttagcCGACAAGGCAAGGTTCGGCTACAGCAGTGGTActgatgttgtttgtttgtttgtctgtttgttgcaGATGaagtttatgttgttgtttagcCGACAAGGCAAGGTCCGCCTGCAGCAGTGGTACTCGGCGAcgcaggagaaggagaagaagaagataatGCGGGAGCTGATCACCATCATCCTGGCCAGGAAGCCCAAGATGTGCAGCTTCCTGGAGTGGAAGGAGTACAAGATCGTCTACAAAAGGTCAGAAACTTACATTACTTAGTTACCCTACTTACTGCGTCAGACATACTCAGCTGTTAGCCAGCCAGAGGGAAGGAGTACAAGATCGTCTACAAAAGGTCAGGAACTCTCCTTATGTCACAGCCGGGCTGCGATAACCTTCAATACGGGTGTTCGGATAGGTCCGTACTCGACGGTACAGCCTGGGCTTCCCTAGATTCGATTTGAGTGCGCCGGTTGCACAACTTTGTCGCATAGTTCACTTCAACATGGTGAACTTTCTTTCTCCATAGGTTCTGGTTTGGTTTTGTGCGGTTGCTGCCATTTCCTGGTCGGAAACCTATCTCAGTATCTGCCCTTTTTCTCGTCTTTTTGAGGGAGTCGTATCTTAAGTGCTAGCCACACTGTAAAAACATATGTAATGAGGCTGGATGGAGAAACTCTGACCTAGTCATGAATCTTGATAaagtttgggactgcattctttCCACTGcaacagtgacacctagctgcagtgtaaagtagaaccagtcagtattgccctgaggaaggttaCCAAAACGTTGGCTTGATACATTGTATTAACTCTCTGGTCGTGTACAAAAAACTTGTACATGTTATTTTGTAGTAATTTGAATCTAAAAATAATCTTTACTGTGTTGCAGATATGCGAGTCTGTATTTCTGCTGTGCGATTGAGAAGGGCGACAACGAGCTGCTGACGTTAGAAATCATCCACAGATACGTGGAGCTGCTCGACAAGTACTTCGGCAGTGTGAGTACGGGAGACGAGTTTTACTTGTAACCAGAAAAGTTGCTTCCTACTGCTGAATTCCTGTTACATTCAAGTTTGCCTTTACATTAGTTCATTTTAGATGTGTAGCTTTCACAAGTCTACTTTCTgaatgtttcaaatttgttaAGGCATTCCTATAGTTTCGTGTGTGTGAcgattgttgtttgttgttgtaccTACAGGTGTGTGAACTCGACATCATCTTCAACTTTGAGAAGGCGTACTTCATCCTGGACGAGCTGCTGGTGGGAGGGGAGATCCAGGAAACCAGCAAGAAAAACTGTCTCAAGGCCATCGCAGCGCAGGACTTGTTACAGGAGGTGAGTAACAGacataaccccccccccccccccacctaaccaccgctccccccccccccctcccctttacCATCGCAGCGCAGGACTTGTTACAGGAGGTgagtacgcacacacacacacacacacacacacacacacaaccctTACCCCCTCAACCCTTACCCCCTGTACCATCGCAGCGCAGGACTTGTTACAGGAGGTgagtacgcacacacacacacacacacacacacacacaaccctTACCCCCTCAACCCTTACCCCCTGTACCATCGCAGCGCAGGACTTGTTACAGGAGgtgagtacacacacacacacgcacacgcacacacacacacacacacacacacacacacacacacacacacacacaaccctTACCCCCTGTACCATCGCAGCGCAGGACTTGTTACAGGAGGTGAATAACAGACATTCCCCCCACCCCTAACCCTCCCGTCCTCTCCTCTTTACCATCACAGCATAGGACTTGTTGTTGTTGGGTTAGTAACCCCCTTCTCCGACATGGGTGTACCCCCTTCCCAGGCACCCCCCCCTCTCCCTGTACGCCCCCCTTCCCTGTACCAACCCAGCTCAGGACACCATGATCTGTTGTTGAGAGCCTGTATTTCAATCATGTAAAATGTGTCTGTGATCTCTATGCGTGAATGAGGTTAGGCATCCATGTAATTAGGTACGTCTGATTTACAaagtctatccagttgcttcagtaacttctCTGATGATTCTGGCTTTTGACCTTCTTTGTGTCCTTTCTCACACACATCAAGACAGAGTCTGAGACACAAGGACGATTCTGAGACATTTTTGTTGTCTTACAGGAGGCGGACGCCACCAGAAACGTCTTGGAGGAGATGGGTCTACCCTGAGGCATGCTGGGACCAAATCATTTGTAGACAGGAGATTTAGCTAGCAAGGAAAATAATAAAAAGTTGTAATATTATCATATCATCTGGTTTGAAATTGTGGTGTTTCGCTGAGTAATTCGTCTTGAAAGATCTTCAGTCTGATGTATATTTAAGAGGCAAAatgaatgttttgattttttttaccactATATGTGATATTGCAGAAAGTAAGCCAGCAAGGCCATTTCATCGGATTTTACAAAGAGGCTTGTTCAGACTGTAGTGACCAGTTTAGTCAGAACTTCCATGGCAGAGATTTGAATAGTAGCTGAGAAGCAACGAAAATAATTTGTGTGCCTGtgtcagggctctagccagcaccaaaaaaaatgtaagaTCATTCCATCAAGCTGGACAGACACAAATCGGTGAGTAAAGatataaaaatgtcaaaatttgaataaCATTGAGAGAAAAAATGATTCTTTGTATGATCTTTCCATCAATTGGAATTGGAATGAGGGAGAAAAATAAATTCAAGCTGATTAGAGCCATTGTCAGTGTCTTCTTGAAAGGTACCAGACAATACTTAAGTTATACTAACTAGTTATACTTCTACTTATAGTTCCTGTCACCATCTCGATTGACTGGTTGATacacagaaaaatacatttgtgtGACCTTACAGAGATATAacagtagcctggatgccagacctccaATCTATAAAATATCTACCCAATAGCTATTTTatagattgggggtctggcatccaggctaacataCCAGGGAAATGTGTATTAAACTCTGCAACACGTGCACCTTCTCTTCAGTCTCATGTTTATTTACAAGTTACAGACGGTAGTGAAGCATCTATATTGTGTTACCTGTACTGCAGGCTGTATAAGAACGAACTCCCGGGATCTGTAGTCATGCTAGAAAACTAGTGCAAATATCtgcctactgtacaaaactgacaTATCGAGTACAATAAAACTGACACATCGAGTACAACAAAACTGACACATCGAGTACAACAAGACTGACACATCGAGTACAACAAAACTGACACATCGAGTACAACAAGACTGACACATCGAGTACAACAAGACTGACACATCGAGTACAATACACTACCTGTACCACAAGCTAGTCCATAGTCATGATAGTGGTGCTAGAAAACTTGTACAAATATTGTACAAAACTGACACTTCATGTACAATACAAAGATATAGAAATCTATGTACAGAATATACAAATGTTGGCATAGAACAGATGATACAATGGGATTTTGATGTGGCACCAGCGAGCAATTGGCAGAAGAAAGAGAACATTTAAACCAgttgttcagtttctgcatttctAGGCCCTGTTGCTAGAGGAATTGTACCCCCCCAGGGAACTGCAGTTCCATGCCCAGCTGCTAGAGGAACTGTTGCCTCCCAGAAAACTGCAGTTCTATGTCTATGCCAGGCCACTAGAGGAactgttgcccccctccccctccagagAACTGCAGTTCCATGGCCAGCCACTAGAGGAACTGTTGCCCCCCGCTTGAGAACCTGTCGTTGAGTTGTCGCGAGTTCTTGATCAGCTGTCGTCTCTTGGCAGCGTCCAGCTGACCTGCCCCGAGGTCAAGGTCGCGGTCAAAAGGTCGCCTCTCTTTAGGCTCGTCTTCCTCTTCCTTCTGGTATAAACAAAGTCAACATGAATAACATAAACATTGtcaacagaaacacaacatcgTGCGCATGTCATGAATATTAATGTCTTGAACAgagacataatttttttttaaacaaatgtaacatagaTATGGTCAACAAACACTTCCCAGGAGTTATTTTACCTCCCTTAATAGTTACAATTCAGTAATGCAGACTGAAGGTTTTCAGACCAGGATTAGGGTTGCATAGTAAGCTATCTGCACAACTGTCACATCGCCATGACAACTACTCACAGCCTTGCGTTTCCGAGCCTTCTGGTGTTGGTCTAACAGCGAGGAGCCCCGCTTTTTCTCctgaaacaataaacaatggtCTCTGGTGAAATCAAGGAAATCTGTACCCTCAAAATTAgatcaatatcatatatatcaggTACAAAGTACAGGTAAGCCAACACCTTTACAAACTGAACTAAAATTTCAATATTACTTGTTTCatcgttgaagaggttcatcagtcacgcATAATATCAGATACACgaatattcttcgaacagtgacttaaTAAAAGGAAGCGaaatactaacctccaaattttcgacgtctagtctgtacaAGATGTACAGACTAGACGTTGAAAATTTGGAGGTcagtatttcgctaccttttatTAAGTCACTGTTCGAGGAATATTCGTGTATCTACttgtttcattgatttcatTGATGTGACTGTTAAGGTCTGTTTTTTcacccagggcacattgaaaactaCCAGTAGGTGATATGTTGGTTACCCcggtgaaataaataaaaaacaaacaaataatcttACGTTGTAGGTGGAGACCTGCTCCCGTAACCTGATATCTCGCTCCGCTGCCGCCAGGTCCGCTGGCTTCATCGGCTTCTGCTGGGTGTCGTCTTTCCCTTTCTGTAAAAACAAATGTAGAGTTGGgctccatcc
Protein-coding sequences here:
- the LOC136422402 gene encoding AP-1 complex subunit sigma-2-like isoform X2, with protein sequence MMKFMLLFSRQGKVRLQQWYSATQEKEKKKIMRELITIILARKPKMCSFLEWKEYKIVYKRYASLYFCCAIEKGDNELLTLEIIHRYVELLDKYFGSVCELDIIFNFEKAYFILDELLVGGEIQETSKKNCLKAIAAQDLLQEEADATRNVLEEMGLP
- the LOC136422402 gene encoding AP-1 complex subunit sigma-2-like isoform X1; this encodes MMKFMLLFSRQGKVRLQQWYSATQEKEKKKIMRELITIILARKPKMCSFLEWKEYKIVYKRYASLYFCCAIEKGDNELLTLEIIHRYVELLDKYFGSVCELDIIFNFEKAYFILDELLVGGEIQETSKKNCLKAIAAQDLLQEEADATRNVLEEMGLP